In Tumebacillus amylolyticus, the genomic stretch CCGTTCAGAACTCTTTCGAAGGCGTGAAAGTCGTGCTCGATTGCGGCAACGGCGCGGCGTCGTATGTGGCGGGGGATTTGTTCCGCTCGCTGGGTGCCGAAGTCGTCGAGATTTTCTCCGAACCGACGGGCACGAACATCAACGTCTGCTGCGGGTCGACGCATCCGGAGCAGGTGCAGGAAGCGGTGGTGCGCTATGGGGCGCAGATCGGCTTGAGCTTCGACGGAGACGCGGACCGACTGATTGCAGTCGATGAGAAGGGCGAGATCGTGGACGGCGACTACATCATGGCGATTCTGGCGAAAGCGATGAAGCAGCGTGGCACGTTGACGCACAATACGGTCGTTTCCACCGTCATGTCGAACATCGGGTTCCACAAAGCGATGCGCGAACAGGGCATCGACGTGAAGATCACCGCTGTCGGCGACCGCTATGTCATGGAGGAGATGCGTGCGGGGAGCTTTGCCATCGGCGGCGAGCAATCCGGGCACATCATCTTGCTCGAGCACAACACCACGGGGGATGGGCTATTGACAGCCCTGCATCTCACGGATATTATGGTAGAATCCAAACAACCGCTGAGCGCTCTTCGCTCGATCATGCGTTCCTTCCCGCAGATCTTGGTCAACGTCCGTGTGGCGACCAAGGACGGGTGGAGTGAGAATGCAGAGATCAAAGCGGCAATCCAACGCGTGGAGGAAGCCCTGGGGGCTGACGGCCGCGTGCTGGTGCGCCCGTCCGGCACCGAACCGCTGATTCGCGTCATGGCGGAAGGCCCGGAGGAAGAAGCGCTGCGCCAGTATGTGAACGACATCGCAGACATCGTACGCCGCGAACAAGGCGAAAGATAAAAATGGGGGAGCTTTTGCTCCCCACATTTTCTTTTCCGGCATACGATACCTTTAGTGGAGGTGATGTGGGGCACAGCGGAGAGTTGTGTGGATGTGATGTTTTTTCAAAAGCGCCTGAACTGCACCGTATGAGCGGAGAAACACCACGGGCAGTTGACGAGGTGGAGGAGTATCGATTTTTCGGCGGATGCCTCCCGGTGGGATGTTGTACCACACCGTCATAGCGTCATTTCGAAATCCGTTGGGTGACTGACGGGACAAGAGACGCTTCTTGGTACACACTAACAAAATTCAGTGAGTTGAGGCACAGGGCGCTTGTAGCCAACGGCACAAGTTTAATTTCCTATTGCCTCCAAACGACGAGGAGGATTTTTAGTATGTGTGGCATCGTGGGTTATATCGGGAACAAGCAAGCGCAAGACGTTTTGTTGCATGGGTTGAGCAAGTTGGAGTACCGCGGGTACGACTCTGCGGGCATCGCGATTTTTGAAAACGGCGACGTTGCGGTGAAAAAATCGGTGGGTCGTCTCGCGAACTTGGCGGAACTGGTGGACGGCGCAGACCGTCTCTCCGGCCACCAAGGCATCGGGCACACCCGTTGGGCGACGCACGGCCGTCCGTCCGACAACAACGCGCATCCGCACCAAGACGACAACGGCAATTTCACCATCGTTCACAACGGGATCATCGAGAAT encodes the following:
- the glmM gene encoding phosphoglucosamine mutase, which gives rise to MARYFGTDGIRGIANQELTPELAYKLGRAGAYVLTQGSGEKRPKIAVGKDTRISGEMLGAALVSGIMSVGVDVIRLGTIPTPGVAYLTRKLGCDAGVMISASHNPVPDNGIKFFGGDGFKLTDEQEAEFERLLDAAVDELPRPTGEHVGRLLEQQDTYQQFINFQKSTVQNSFEGVKVVLDCGNGAASYVAGDLFRSLGAEVVEIFSEPTGTNINVCCGSTHPEQVQEAVVRYGAQIGLSFDGDADRLIAVDEKGEIVDGDYIMAILAKAMKQRGTLTHNTVVSTVMSNIGFHKAMREQGIDVKITAVGDRYVMEEMRAGSFAIGGEQSGHIILLEHNTTGDGLLTALHLTDIMVESKQPLSALRSIMRSFPQILVNVRVATKDGWSENAEIKAAIQRVEEALGADGRVLVRPSGTEPLIRVMAEGPEEEALRQYVNDIADIVRREQGER